Sequence from the Brachionichthys hirsutus isolate HB-005 chromosome 21, CSIRO-AGI_Bhir_v1, whole genome shotgun sequence genome:
CCACCGCCCCCCCAAGCAGAGCCACAGTTAGACCTGGAGCAGCAGTGGCAGGACATCATGGCTGTCATGGAGCTGCAAGTAGGCCCTGTAGCATTTGGTGCTATTGCTAATTAGCGAGACGCATTTGTTTGTCctgaacaacagcaacaacgcCTTTAGACCATAGTAATGACCACAACGTGGGCGCCGTGATCTACCACATGTCTCTGTTTAAAGGCCATGGAAGTGAACGACGCTTCGCTCAACGCCAGCGGCGTCGACGGAACGAGCGCGGCGACTGAACCGAACGCCACGGGGACCTTTGAAcgttctgctgctgcaaaccCAGTGAACCAGGACGTCAGCCTCCACCAAGCCTCCCTCCCCAGCTGCAGCCAGCACTTCCCCCAAACGTTCGACCCCCAGCCGGGCGTCGGCCCGAGAACCGTCACGCCCGGACTCTCTAGCAGCAACTCCAGCAACATCAACGCCACGTTTGGAGCCACCAACCTGAGCggcgtcttcctcctcccacacaATAGCTCTGGTACCAACGTAACGTCCACCTCCATGCTGCCGGACCCGTTCAGCGCGCTGCTGGAGGAGTCCATGCTCGACGAGATCAGCCTGCTGGACCTCGCCATGGAGGAAGGCTTCAGCCAGGCGCAGGCGTCTCAGCTGGAGGACGAGCTCGACTCGGACTCCGGTCTTTCCTTGGACTCCAGCCGCAGCAGCCCGGCGTCCCCGAGCAGCTCCGAGACGTCCTGCTCTTCGGCGGCGTCCTCCTCGTCCACGTCGGCCACCTTCTCGGAGGAAGGCGCCGTCGGGTACAGCACCGACTCGGAGGTGGCCACCGTGGAAACGGAGGAGGGCGCCGTCGGCGGGTATCGACCCGAGTACAGTAAGCTGTGTCGGATGAGCTACCAGGATCCGTCCCGGTTCCACAGCCTCCCTCAGCTCGAGGGCATCAACCACAACCATTCTTACAACCTGCCGCTTTCCTCCGCCTTCGCCGAGCACCCGGAGCTCGCCGTCTCAACCGGGAAGAAGACCGCCCGCGACAAACACTCAAAGCTCCAGCCTCAAGACTTGCTCGACAAGCACGCGAGCCGCGACGAGCGGCGAGCCCGCACCATGAAAATCCCCTTCACCAACGAAAAGATCATCGATCTGCCCGTCGAGGAGTTCAACGAGCTTCTCGCCAAGCACCACCTGAGCGAAGCCCAGCTGGCGCTCATCCGCGACATCCGCAGGCGCGGCAAGAACAAGATGGCGGCCCAGAACTGCCGGAAGCGCAAGCTGGACACCATTATAAACCTGGAGCAGGGCGTCCACGACCTGAGGCGCGACAAGGCCCGCCTgctgaaggagaagatggagtACATCCGCTGCATCCGGCAGATGAAGCAGAAGATGCACAGCCTGTACCAAGAGGTGTTCACTCAGCTCCGGGACGACGAGGGCCGGCCCTACCCCTCCAGCGAGTACTCGCTCCAGTGCAGCACCGACGGCGGCGTGCTGATCGTGCCCCGCGGCGGCGTGCCGACGCCCGAGCAGAACCGGAAACCGGAGAAAAAGCAAAAGGACAAAAAGAAGTGAAGCCGTTTGCAAACTGCTGTTTTATTCTATCACTTTGCTAAATCAGTAAGAACGATTTCATGCAGACGCGAGAAAGATCTCCTTTTTTCCTTTAGCGAAGACTGAGGCGAGTCGAAGCGCGGCGTGgtcggctcctcttcctgcatTAGTTTCTCCCTTTTCATTCTGTTATTGCCGGAAACAACTTTGAAGCAGAAGCAGCCCTTTGTTTGAGTGCTGATATTTcactgtttgggggggggggggcataaaaaGGACTAAAGGAGCTGTTAGGAAGatttttttgctgctcttgACCTTGCGAGGATGGAGGCCCAAAACAAGGACCGGTATCGGGATATCGCGTTCGGGATATCTATGCACGGAAAGTCGTAAAGGACCATCAGATG
This genomic interval carries:
- the nfe2l1b gene encoding endoplasmic reticulum membrane sensor NFE2L1b encodes the protein MLYLKKYFTEGLIQFTILLSLLGVRVDVDHYLSNQLPPLREIILGPSSAYTQTQFHNLRNTLDGYGIHPKSVDLDHFFTTRRLLNRVRQLDRLSVPSTELNAWLVHRDSETAVTANSQPSPSITLDNGAGLDDVSDADATLAMRGGGGAPESTYNLNAADGSLGAVAPEGNQEQSGRDGNDNLTKEDIDLIDILWRQDIDLGAGREVFSYSNRQKESGEKPGLREHKDGSEDRESWRNGVNSQEAAPVDGETGESIPEPLPGIGSQTSLSLQECLRLLEATFPFGEESEFPAPVVPPEIVSNEEVPSTSQGLPLAPPPPQAEPQLDLEQQWQDIMAVMELQAMEVNDASLNASGVDGTSAATEPNATGTFERSAAANPVNQDVSLHQASLPSCSQHFPQTFDPQPGVGPRTVTPGLSSSNSSNINATFGATNLSGVFLLPHNSSGTNVTSTSMLPDPFSALLEESMLDEISLLDLAMEEGFSQAQASQLEDELDSDSGLSLDSSRSSPASPSSSETSCSSAASSSSTSATFSEEGAVGYSTDSEVATVETEEGAVGGYRPEYSKLCRMSYQDPSRFHSLPQLEGINHNHSYNLPLSSAFAEHPELAVSTGKKTARDKHSKLQPQDLLDKHASRDERRARTMKIPFTNEKIIDLPVEEFNELLAKHHLSEAQLALIRDIRRRGKNKMAAQNCRKRKLDTIINLEQGVHDLRRDKARLLKEKMEYIRCIRQMKQKMHSLYQEVFTQLRDDEGRPYPSSEYSLQCSTDGGVLIVPRGGVPTPEQNRKPEKKQKDKKK